The following proteins are co-located in the Kineosporia sp. NBRC 101731 genome:
- the fxlM gene encoding methyltransferase, FxLD system — protein MCPPSLPAPSSRPADELREDMVTVLREKGVVRSPEIIGALRVVPRHLVQGVDTAVMYDPFKAAVTKRDADGGSLSSVSAPHIQAYQLEQAQVRPGQRVLEIGSGGVNAAYLAELVGPDGLVVTIDIDEDVTARARQFLTATGYDQVQVVTGDAAFGVAQFAPFDLILATVETTDIPQAWWEQLSQAGRIVAPIRWRGQRRTVTLVRRGENMMVAEDIAQAGFVAMQGAGEHREQPAVLHDVPGQRVALRLDDGMQVNVEALRKSFLGEQAIRWAGAMLRGQKSYALLDLWLVTVLDVAVLTGDSGAHEAGLIPAPSPIGIGWPALVEGSTMAYRTQRATDVADEWEIGIIAHGPAGQDLSERYAAAIAAWDPQARPSLIVTRHQQPDVPQCTHRSVRRPTSTFTISWP, from the coding sequence TTGTGCCCCCCCTCTCTCCCCGCACCCTCCAGCCGCCCGGCCGATGAACTCCGTGAGGACATGGTCACGGTCCTGAGGGAAAAGGGCGTCGTGCGCTCGCCCGAGATCATCGGGGCCCTGCGCGTGGTTCCCAGGCATCTGGTCCAGGGGGTCGACACCGCAGTGATGTACGACCCGTTCAAGGCTGCGGTCACCAAGCGCGACGCGGACGGGGGCAGCCTGAGCTCGGTGTCCGCACCCCACATCCAGGCCTACCAGCTGGAACAGGCGCAGGTCCGCCCGGGACAGCGGGTTCTGGAGATCGGTTCCGGCGGGGTGAACGCGGCCTACCTGGCCGAACTCGTCGGCCCGGACGGGCTGGTGGTCACGATCGACATCGACGAGGACGTGACCGCCCGCGCCCGCCAGTTCCTGACCGCCACCGGATACGACCAGGTCCAGGTCGTCACCGGTGACGCGGCCTTCGGCGTGGCCCAGTTCGCCCCATTCGATTTGATCCTGGCTACCGTGGAGACCACGGACATACCCCAGGCGTGGTGGGAGCAGCTGAGCCAGGCCGGCAGAATCGTGGCCCCGATCCGGTGGCGTGGCCAGCGCCGCACCGTCACCCTCGTGCGGCGCGGCGAGAACATGATGGTCGCTGAAGACATCGCACAGGCCGGGTTCGTAGCGATGCAGGGTGCCGGAGAGCACCGGGAACAGCCGGCAGTCCTGCACGATGTCCCCGGCCAGCGGGTGGCCCTGCGCCTGGACGACGGTATGCAGGTCAACGTCGAGGCCCTCAGGAAGTCTTTCCTCGGGGAGCAGGCCATCCGGTGGGCAGGGGCCATGCTGCGTGGGCAGAAGTCGTACGCGTTGCTGGACCTGTGGCTGGTCACCGTGCTCGACGTCGCAGTGTTGACCGGGGACTCCGGAGCGCACGAGGCGGGACTGATTCCTGCGCCCTCGCCCATCGGCATCGGCTGGCCGGCGCTGGTCGAGGGCTCCACCATGGCCTACCGCACCCAGCGTGCCACCGACGTTGCTGATGAGTGGGAGATCGGGATCATCGCCCACGGGCCCGCCGGGCAGGACCTGAGCGAACGCTACGCCGCCGCGATCGCGGCGTGGGACCCGCAGGCGCGTCCGAGCCTGATCGTCACCCGCCACCAGCAGCCGGACGTTCCCCAATGCACCCACCGCAGCGTGAGGAGGCCCACCAGCACGTTCACGATCTCCTGGCCGTAG